A region of the Caballeronia sp. TF1N1 genome:
CCCGCTTCGACGATCTCCCGCCTGGTCTCGCCGTCGCGCTTTTACGCGTGATGCAGGAAGCGTTGACCAATGTCGCACGCCACGCCCGGGCGACGCGCGCGCGAGTCAATGTCGAGCGTGACGCGCAAGGCGTGACGCTCGTCATCGACGATGACGGGATCGGCATGACGCCTGCCGCGCGTCGCAAGACCGGCCGCTTCGGCCTGCCCGGCATGCGTGCGCGATGCGAGGCGTTCGGCGGCAGCATGCGCGTCGCTGCATCGGAGATGGGCGGCGTCGCGGTGCTCGCGCGCATTCCGCTGGTATGCCCGCCGCGTCCGGTTCGGCGCGCGGCCAACGCCTGAGGCCGCGCATGGCGCTGCGCATCCTGCTCGCCGACGACCACGCCATCGTGCGCCGTGGCGTCGCGCAATTGCTGATCGAGCGCGAGCTGGCCTCGGAGGTGATCGAAGCCGGAACCGGCGTGCAGGCGCTCGCACTCGCCGCGCGCCACGCGCCCGACGTGGCGATGCTCGACATTTCGCTTCCCGATGTGAACGGTCTCGACGTGCTCAAGCGCCTGAAGCGCGACATGCCGCGTCTGCCAGTGCTGATGTTTTCGATGCATCGCGAAGATCAATATGCCGTGCGCGCGCTCAAGGCCGGCGCGGCGGGTTATCTCTCGAAGACGGCGGACCCGGCGCTCATGATCGGCGCGATCCAGCAAGTCGCGGCGGGCCGAAAGTACGTGAGCCCGGAAATGGCGGAAGCGCTTGCGAACTACGTTTCGCTTGGTTCGGAATGCATGCCGCACGAGCAACTCTCTGACCGCGAATTCCAGACGCTGTGCATGCTGGCTTCGGGCAAGCGGCTCACGGACATCGCACGCGCGCTTTCGCTGTCGGTGAAAACAGTGAGCGTTTATCGGGCGCGCTTACTCGACAAGATGCAGCTTGCGAACAACGCCGAACTGACCTTCTATGTGATGAGCCATCGCCTCATCGACATGAACCCGGCAATAG
Encoded here:
- a CDS encoding response regulator transcription factor codes for the protein MALRILLADDHAIVRRGVAQLLIERELASEVIEAGTGVQALALAARHAPDVAMLDISLPDVNGLDVLKRLKRDMPRLPVLMFSMHREDQYAVRALKAGAAGYLSKTADPALMIGAIQQVAAGRKYVSPEMAEALANYVSLGSECMPHEQLSDREFQTLCMLASGKRLTDIARALSLSVKTVSVYRARLLDKMQLANNAELTFYVMSHRLIDMNPAIAG